The following DNA comes from Hordeum vulgare subsp. vulgare chromosome 3H, MorexV3_pseudomolecules_assembly, whole genome shotgun sequence.
ccggccgccgccccgccgccccccgcgctccggccgccgccccgccgccccccgcgctccggccgccgccccgccgccccccgcgctccggccgccgccccgccgccccccgcgctccggccgccgccccccgcgctccggccgccgccccggccccggccccgccgcccctctGCGCCCAGGCCCCGGCCCAGCGCTCCAGCCGCCGCCGTCGCGCCCGCCGCGCCCCCGCCCGTCGCCGCCGCGCCTGCCGCCGCGCCCCCGCCCCCCGCGCTCCAgccgcggccgccgccgccgcgcccccgcTTGCCGCCGCGCCTGCCGCGGCCGCCCGCCGAGAAGGGTCGCGGCGCCCGGCGGAGCTCCACCGCGCGGTACGCCAGGGAGACGGCCTCGTCCAGGCAGCGCGAGCGCGAGCTCCTCCGCGGCTGAAGTCATTTTTGTATCCTCTGTTCCTCCGCGTGCATGTTCATAGTGTTCAAAACTAggctataagggttgggtttgagggttctagtctttgcctctgtttttcaacccttaaaagtgtcaaaaatggccaattctcaacccttaaaactgattttggatttaagggtttgagggttctactagagatgctctcacTCTGCTAGAGCTGCTGCGGCCAAACCACAAGGGAACAACTGGCTAACTAGTTGGTTAATTATTGAAGCAGATTTTTGACATGAAGCCACCGCAGGGGCAAGATCGCCGACGAGCCCAACACAAACCCCCGCAACCACCCCTCCTACAAGACGACTCAGATCCACGAGAACCACCCATCCTACACCTACCCAAGTCCTCCACGCTCCACCCTCTCGAAATGCTCCAATTTCCTACCGCGCCAGAACGAGATCTAGAAGAAAACAAACCTCGGCTCTGGGCCGTCAACGACCATGAAGCACGAAGACGATGCGCGAGTCTTCACTCCCTCCCTGCCCGCCGGTGCCGCCGCTCCTTTGCCTAGCTTCCACGCTGACCGTCGCATCCGACAGTTACTGGATCGACGTAGAGGAGGGGAGAAGGGAGCAGCTGAGGGAGGGGTTGCAATGGTACCGGTCAAGCTGGAGTGAACTGCAATCACTCGTGGATGGACCAAGGCACATGGTCGGGGTTGCGTGTGTCCGGACGAAGAGAAATTGAGCCATGAGATTTGATGCGATCGGACGTCAAAGAAAGAGGTTTACGTCCAACAAAATCAGTCGATGGATTTAAAACGTTTTCCATTTTTTTACTCCCTTATACGGTTTAGGCGCTCGGCTAGGTCCCGTTGGAGAAATAAATCAGATCTTTTACTTCTCTAATCATTTTGGGGATCGgctaaggctggccatagtgggagtaactaaggtagtatcatgtactcgggaatagcaaacatgctgatgtgacagacgattaaagaaaagagagagggttagagtaacatagctagataccgtaacatgttaaatgctatgctactatttGTCATGCATGCCAATAAATAaagtcatctatgatactactttatgatactatgcactatgaaggtagtattatacaatagtatcatatgcatgatactactatatgttactccccactatggccaACCTAAAGATGCCCTAATGGACCCAAGTTTTACCAGCTTACCCTTCTAGACACTACACCGTAGGCGCGTAAATACAATTCACTATTTCGATTGTCTTTGATCCCACGGCATACAACTTCTTGTTTCAGTTTTTTTCCTCTCCTCGTTTTTCCACCGTAATTTTCGCTTTTTTATCTCTCTATATGCTCCTCATGTGTATCGCTGCAAAGGGTACAAACAAATTACAGTACAAACATTTTACCAATGTTAGTGATGTTCGCCAAAAAAAAAAGGTGATGCGGTGACTGTTGGACCCACCCAATGCTCATATTTCAATTTCAAACCAATAATAAAAGTGGATCGAGCGAAATGTGGGCCTCTGCACATTTGGCCACCAAAAAGGAGGTACAAGACTAAAAATGCATCGCTTGTGGAAGATATAATCAAGAGGGGTCGGACAGCCTCCATGCTTGATAATGTAGGGCGTGGGGGGCCTTATTTTGGAGCTCCGGAAACTTAGAACTGGAACTGCATCTCCTTTGTGTATCCGAGCTCCTCAAGGTGCGCAGCCATCGCCTTGTTCATCGGAGGAGGGCCGCATCTCAAGATCTGGAATACAGCAAAGAAAACATGGATTATCTCGGAGACACGGTACAAATCGGAGTTTCCTCCAAGACGACCGCTTGGTCCTCACTTGTAAACAAAGTTCCAAGGGATGAAGACTTGAGTTTTACCTGGATGTCCTCAGCAGGTGCTGGACAGTGAATTTTAATCATATCCTGGGACACAAACCCAACACCACCGTTCCAGACTTCAGGAGGCTGCACATGCAAACGACAGTATGAGAATCTGTTGGGAATGCCTTTATAATGCAATGGAAATCATGAGTCATGACTCTCAATGCAATTCTGTACCATTGGACTAGGTGTGATTAGAGCACGCGGTAAGCAGATAAAAGACAAATTCATAATGCTTGTTTTGTTTATTTCAGAACATGGTATTCATCCCATCAAAATATGTTTAGCACATACTATGTTCAATCATCTTAAGTAGTCCAACACTATTCAAAACCTACCTGTGTGACCGATTTTATGCATACAGCTCTGTCCTGCAATTATCTAGCAGTGCTACGTTACCATGTGTTCAACTATCAACATGCTGTCCAATGTTAATGCCGTGAGAGTCACAACAGAAATTCTGCACCTACTTATACTAGTTCCCAATAAATGGAAAAGTACTGGATCCATTGTTTCCGAACAGAACTACCGGCTTGCTTCCGCACAATAAATGCAGTGTACTGATTTGATATGCACATCTAGTTAAAAGATGAGAAGAACATAGGGTGCACCTGATTCAACACGTAGAAAATCTTGAAGCGGTCAGGATATTCTTCGGCCAGGCTGTCCAGCTCTTCCTGCACAGATTAAACAGACTTATAAAGTCGGCACCAAGCAAAATAGTACAGTACTAGTGAAGCACATCCATCATTCAAGAACATCCCTTAGCTCAAGCCCATGCTGCTTTCATGATTTGAGTAACTTTGTAATTCATATATCCAGTTATAGATGGTTTAATatttataataaaaaataaagctAGGGAAGTTATATGTAAGTTTCAGTTATGAATTACTCTGTGTGATTAGTTCCCTTTTACTGCAGTACAAATTGTGCACAAGTTCTGAATCACCTTAGAAATTCTAGATATTTTACACTAAAATATCCTGAAGGGAATAAGGGAAACAATACTTGGCATCTAAGTGCTATATCATCAACAACTATATGGAATAGATACATCGCTGATAACAACCTTATAAAGTTCTACTAGTAAATGTGTCATATATGCTCACAGTATCTCTGGTCTAATGGGTCAACAGTTGCAAAGTATATATGTTTTGGATATGTTTCTGTACCAGATGACTGCACGAAAACCAAAAAAAGGTTTCTACAGAAAAAAGGATGGTGATTCCACCTTCAGAAGAATGTCTTCAGGTGTGACATTCGCGTAGACTAGATGAACCTTCGTTTTGTCATTAGGGTTCTCGAGAATTGCCCTTGCAACCTGTGAGAACAGAAAGATTGTTAATGGAGATCAAAGAAACCGGTTTGTAGCATCATTGAATGCAATATGGAACTttgaacttttatttacttggaaCATCGGAGTAATGCCAGATCCACCAGCCAGCATTCCGAAAGCTCTCACTTGTCCTACTTGGTACTTGAAACGGCCCTAGATCAGAGAACAAATCATGTTAAACTTATAATTAGATGGCAAATAAGCATGACATTGTGAATGTGGACTATAAATAACAACACCTGTGCTGGCTAAACCAGAGCAAAAGGAAATTTTCAGGCTTAGCAAGCAGCTATTTCTTATGAACCTAACACAGGTTGCTCATGATAAAAAAGAGTGTTACCTTAGGTCCCTTCACAGACATATAATCACCAACTTTCATTTCACGGAAGTGATGCGACATTCTTCCTTGAGGGTACATCTGCATTTTGGGGAAAAGTAAATGTTAAAAATGAAAAGGTGAAGAAACTACAGCTGAACACACAATAATGTGGAGCAAACAGATAAGATTGTTAACCAATGTTATTATAGTATAAAGAAACGAAAGCATACCTTTATAACAAGCTGAAAATTTCCGAGATCAGAATCCAATGTAGTAGGTGTGTAAGGCTTGATTACTTCTTCACCAGTAGCATCTTGACCTCTGAATAAAGGAGGGAACATTAACATGATTTAAAATTCAAAAGAAGTACACATTGTAAAAGCAAACTTCAGAACTCGGAAGCAGCACAGAATACAAACCTGCAACTGATATGTTGACCAATTGGAAGGCCTAACACAGAGATAGGGGTTGGAAGAGCAAATCGGAATTTGGCAACATTATGGCTTATTTGCGTCTTCTCCACAAGCTTAAACTTCTTGAAGTTCTCAGGATCCAAGCAGCCTGATGTGGGCAAAAGGAGCACCAAGAATGACACTAAGCTACAGCTTATTACCCTCCAAGAGCAGAAAGAATGCTCGAGCAATATTTGTACTTGGTTGATGAAACAAAGAATGAAAGAAGTAATGAATGCTAGAATGAGGTGCGAAATTCCGCAAGCAATCACTTCCAGATTCTACAGAACCACGCacgacaaagaaaacaaaaaaaaaatattgCAGAATAACAGGTGCCCAGTTATTAAACTCGCATCAGTAACGCACCTAAATCCATAATCTCACAACAAGCATAATACATAGATACTAGTCACTAGGCTGGCAAAATGGATTCATTTGCTTAAATCCAGCCAGGCAACAATTTTTTTCAAGCACTATACTCATGATAACATGGTAAGACTAAATCAACCAAGTCAAATGATGAGAATCTGCCTGCAGCACAGCTCCACTTAGGCGTTCTGCCTGAAATGGAGCCGGCAGTAAAAATAACCACGGCACTCTGCCAGTGGGGTTCACTGAAGTACGGCTCATATCTTCTAGTCGTTCAACCGACTTATCTGAACACTAACAATACTTGGCTGGTTCAGTTTAGTTATGAAAACAAACACTTGACTGGTTTATCATATCCATATAGATAGCGAGCGGCATGGACACTGCAAATGGCCAATCCGCAGACCAAGTCGAGCAGGTAGCGTCTGTGACCACGAAAAAGCACCAACTCCCAAACCAATTCAGTAATTCGCAGTAAGTGGCCGAATTCGCGGGCTCACGGCCTCTCAGCGACAACTAATTGGTAGCTGCCGGATTCCGGCCAACCAGGAAACCAGATCACGTGCGAATCACAGGCATCTCATGTAATCACGCATGTATCTGCCGAACATAGGAGCagccatacatacatacatacatacataccctTGGACCTCTTGgatcggcggaggaggagtgcgccgcccacggcgacggcgacgaccgcGACGGCGACGGCCACCATGGTCTCGACGCTCCGCCCCTGCAGGAAATCCATGGCCTCCCCTTCCTCACGCGCCGATGCTCGGGGTGGGGGTTGGTTGGTTGGGCTGCGGTGTTTGGTGCGGGATTTAGCTGGGCTTTAGAAGAGAGACGGGGCGGGAGCGGGGGTAGGTGGGGAGCGGACGCTGGTGGTGGTGGTAAGACGGAAACCGCCGGTGGTGACTGACTGACTGGTGAGACCTgtgggcggggcggggcgcggtGGCGGAGATCGCGAGGTCGTTTTCGCCCTTTTGCCCTCGGCACACTTCACAACAAACACAGAGTCTGAATTTCAGATGCTCTTCTCGTCTCGGTCACCGCACTGCACAGGTATCTTCAGTTCAGAAACTACACACATTCGACACACCAGACATGAGCGCCTGATCCCAAGCCTGGTCTCAATAGGAAGCATACAGTACTAGTACTATTCAAGAATCAATCACGAACTGAAGCCTCTAgggaaaacacattttgagggttGTAAACTGTAATGGTGATGCATGGTGGGCGCATCGCCATAGTGGGGGTTGGGATAGTAATTTCGTGCTCGCAGCCATCGCTGTCTGGGCATGGGGCGCTGGGCCCAGCTCTGTGATCGACCGGAGTGGTTCCCTAATCCCGACGTGGATTGATTGGTAGATAGATGCCCTGGCCAGTTTTTGAATTGGTATCGGCGGGCTTGGTCACTTGTTTAGACCAAAGTACTTTCTACCACCACTTGTGCGTAGGGATGCAAGAAAACCTCGAGACTCATTTTTCGGAGCATGAGCACTTCTGTAGCTTGATTAAGGGCATCTTCAATGATCgtatgatcatcgttggtaaaactgccacatagatgattttgatgacatgtcacataataaaagaaaaataatgaaaTCGTATGAACTTAAAGCAATGGTTCACGCACAAGCTCCGAGGCAAGCATGgttatttttttaatatttaatAAATCCGTTTAGTATTTTACATACGGTTAACATACACTCCATTGAAAAGCTTGTATGATGTCCTGTTGGTTAATGATGTGGACACGTATACCAACGATTCAACATACgaactgttgaagatgctctgagGAACGACTTGATCTTAAACCAACACTAGCTTGCTCGATTTTAGCTCCATAGTTCAATATACTcctttcgtttttaaatataattttttaagATTTTACTATAaactatatacgaagcaaaataaataaaactgcactctaaaatatatctatatgcctctaaaaatacttatatttagaaaaCGGAGGAAGTAATAGATACtgttccctccgtttcaaaataactgtctcaactttatactagctctcatacaaatttgtactaagcttaagacaattattttaaaacaaagaaagTATTAAATAATCCTGATATatattaaataaaataaaatactttaTTATAACATATTTTATGTATGATTGTTCTCCATTTTATCTACTAGCAAACATGAAATCTCTACCTAATCTCTATctttaataataaagcaaatactatTTCTGATCATCCGTCATTAAAAATGCCCTTTAAATTGGTAAAAGTTACCCACCAATATCATCCATAAGTtgcaaaaaacgattcgtttgtATTAAGTGGCCGTCAGTTTCGTTTGGTTCATGTACATCAATGCCCCCACATTTTTATACAAACACGAGTGGCCGActggttagagcaactctagcagaccttgTATAATCATGACCTGCAAACGCGTTTTACAGTTCGACGAAGTGGGTTTTGCGGAAGGAAAAGTTGCGCTGCAGAACAGAACCCGCATAATgaaactgcataatttgaaaaataaacaTTCGCGGGCGAAATTGGAACCATAGTCATGATCATACAAACTACATTCAGTACTAGAGGGGGGCATCACCTACTGGAGCTCATCGGAGCTCACCAGAGCTACTACCTATCCTACCGCACTACGTAAAATGGAGCTCACCAGAGTCGAGCTCGTGCAGTAGTAGATATCCTACATtcagtcgtcgtcctcatcggagGAGAGCTCGACGTAGATGCGCTTCTGCGCAGTCGCTTCGCGgcgccactcctccaccttgtggccgaaggcaatggccgacgcgacaccctgctcgtagagcatggtgtcgatctcctcctccctccggcggCGTTGCTGGTCCTCTTCCGCCTCTCGTGCACTCCGCGCCAGCAGGACGGGCAGAAGGTTATCTGCCTCCGCGTGAGGGAGGAAATCCTCCGGTCCGACGACGGCCCCGTCACGTCGCTCCAgcaccgcctcggcctccggctccatcttcaccgacgGGAGCTCTTCGATCTCCCTCTTCACCGGtgggagggaggaggacgagcgcgAGCTCGACGCCTCGAATGAGCTGCTGCCGGAGAAGAGGCGACCACGCGCGCGGTCGTACTCCTCTGTCTCGCGACGGAGGAGTGATGGCGGCGGCGTCAGGCGCGCTTACGGGCGGCGTCGGATCTGACGCAACGAGCCCTCTCGGGGTCGTCGTTCCTACGGCTACCGGAGCTGGCCATCAAGGACGGTGGATTGGAGTGGCTACGTGGCGGAATGAAGGTGTGCGTCGACGGATTGGAGGCACCGGCGGTGAGGTGGGGGGGGGCATTTCGCGGCGGTGGAGGGATAGGGTTTTGACCCGCATCCAGCGGTCGAACCCGCAGTTATACCGGTCGAGCGGTCGCGTTTACGGGCCACTGCAGAAGTTTTACGGGTCGGGCCGCGTTTGCAGTGTGTGCTATGGCAGGAAAAGCAACCCAAACCCGTATAGTTGCCGGATTTTTTGCGGGCCGGccgttttgcggggtctgctagagttgctcttagagaAGCAATTTCGATTCAATTTTTTTGCGTATTCATCTAGTTTTCAAAATATTCATAAGCAACGAACATCTCGCACATAAGCAATGGGCCCGCCACAGTGCAATTGTGCATTTTCGTGCGGTAGTCGGTCCATGGTCATTGTGCGATGAAGAATTCTATAATAGTTACTTCGTCCAATCATGTGCCACTAAAGATAAATCTTATTCAGGTGTGTTATGCCCGAAGTTCCTCAATTATGCGCCTCTTCTATAGTGATTCACATAATTTTGTAGCAAATCAATGTACCAAAGCACGTATGTTCGAGACATTTCCTTTTTGAGTTTTCAAAATAACTTAATGCTTATTTTTTAACATTTTGTTAGATCCCACCACCATTTGTTTACCTAATTTTTATTATAGATAAACATGATTATTCatgctttattttttgtttttagttCACTATGATTTGCAAACAGTTATTCATTTATTTGTTGTTGTAAGCATGTCAAATTCTGCAGATTGTAATACTGCGAATTcgttttaattattattttatctCTTATATAAAGAGAGGACATGGGTGGGTGCCCCGTTGAAATAGAGGAACTGTGTGACATGgagaggttcctaagtcattttggTGGTGCGTGGTGTTTTTTTTGAGAAACACTTACCTACAAACGTCTGATGCAAAAGCATTCGTCAGGTCAGTTGCATGTCGTCTATTACTAATTTGATCCTATGACTGAGAGGCTCAAGTCATGCGCGAGAAGCCCACAAACCACTCGGTCTTTTGGTCCACGCCCTAATCTAGCCCCGAATTAATCACCCCAAATTAACCACCCCAAATCAGCTCTTCCCATATCTCATGCCCGTTCGTGCTTAGAGCGGAGCTTGCCATGCGTGTAGGCTGTAGCCGCCCCTGCTCTCTCCCACTACACAAGTTCCTGAACTGTCCATCTTCAGCGTCCGCTCTACCTGGCAAGTGCGTCATTCCATCCGGTGACATGCGGGGTCTGGTAGGTACTGTTATTTACCGGCGAGGTTGTGACTTTCCTCACCATCATGCTTAACTCCACCGGGAACGGCCTGTCCTTCAGCTGCAGTTTTGGCCTCTGATCCACCTGCTGAAGCACCGTCTTGGTTGGAGAATAAGGCCGACACTACACGGGATTCCCCACCCCATCCTTGTCTGATTTAGGGTTTGGATCATCCCCTTTGGACGCCTTTTATTTCCCGTATTACTAGTAATTCCTAGCATATTTTTTCCTGAGATCTGTATTATATCTCCTCTATGTTATAACTTCATTTTTTTAATCACTAAAACACTAGTCCAATTTCTTCGAAATTTGTATGTACATCACTCAAGTACGCCTTCCTAGGTGGCATTTTTAGcttgttcctttttagtttttcaagGTTCCAAGTAAGAGTAGTTATGAACTTATGATTCAAATTTACTCTTTTTGTGCTTCTTACCATAATGCATCCACACACAGATATTTTTGCTTCTTTTGAGATAGAAGATTGCTTTCACTGGCAAAAGAAAATTGATAATGATTCTGTGGTAATGATTTTTTTTGCTTCAACCATTGTAATTGTGTGCTACTTCTATTGCATATacattttcttcaattatcatcaAATTAGTGTATGCTTCAAGCACTATTAGTTTCTGATTCAACCATTGCTAGTATTGCTTCTGTTTGAACATCTTATTATACAactatgaaaggatcgatatggttgactagaggggggtgaataggcaacaaccaatttttagcttttcttaacaaattagcattagcaacataaaggttctctaaaatgacactaggtgagcaaccAATATGATGCTACTTACAAAGAGTAACGAAGCAAgtaagagatactctacaacagCAACAcaaacaaagtaaaggtaagagataaccacaagtggaaccgatgaagacgaggatgtgttaccgaagttccttccctttgacaggaagtacgtctccgttggagcggtgtggaggcacaatgctccccaataagccactagggccaccgtattctcctcacgccctcgcacaatgcaaggtgccgtgattccactataggtgcccttgaaggcggcgaccgaacctttacaaacaaggttggggcaatctccacacaatgcttggaggctcccaacaagaccgcggagcttcaccacaatggaatgtggctccgaggtgacctcaaccgtctagggtgctcaaacacccaagagtaacaagatccgcaagggattagtaggggaaataaaatatcctttggtggaagtgtagatcaaggccttctcaagcaatccctagaaaatcaacaaggttgattggctagggagagagatcgagctAAAATGagtttgtggagcaacaatggagcttagaggggttaaaggtgagctctaggaagaagaagatacctttatatagtAAGGGGGCAgatacccacctaccacataaaaatacaagcggtactaccgctcctggagcggtactaccgctcagcttctcACCAACCACGATAGTACCGGGATACTACCGTGCCAACACCTCAGTGGGGAAAAGTATGCGAAAAAGCccgtcagagcggtagtaaagtaatactaccgcactgagggcggtagtacc
Coding sequences within:
- the LOC123444689 gene encoding NADH--cytochrome b5 reductase 1-like; translation: MDFLQGRSVETMVAVAVAVVAVAVGGALLLRRSKRSKGCLDPENFKKFKLVEKTQISHNVAKFRFALPTPISVLGLPIGQHISCRGQDATGEEVIKPYTPTTLDSDLGNFQLVIKMYPQGRMSHHFREMKVGDYMSVKGPKGRFKYQVGQVRAFGMLAGGSGITPMFQVARAILENPNDKTKVHLVYANVTPEDILLKEELDSLAEEYPDRFKIFYVLNQPPEVWNGGVGFVSQDMIKIHCPAPAEDIQILRCGPPPMNKAMAAHLEELGYTKEMQFQF